A single region of the Halorussus gelatinilyticus genome encodes:
- a CDS encoding sulfatase, which yields MTDRSNVILLVFDTLRADALSCYDRAFPVETTAFDRVARRGTVFENAFAVGPWTPPSHGAMFSGRYPSDTGFDGAWPTMPESVPLLAEWFSDRGYRTYGIPGPAKMGSATGLDRGFDEYYEVYEEVAKRPSLDYLRQLVTDPLIRRDFLRLAGAGNDYYSEIKFDRLREWLADAPEPFFAMANLTTVHSPYDPPRPYKRAATPELSRPRFGLAEELLDAPCEFDDPEIRDERLFDAADGADATSIALRYFEDDEYVSDAELDVLREWYAASLRYLDDRLGAFLDWLDRQGLADDTLLVLTSDHGELFGEHGGFYHGDFLYDEVTRVPLVVSGPGVPAGERRTDLASHIDLFATLCDLCGLDAPETDGSSLLGDARRDAVFAAKAPSDERDAEAASEVSEETLREFEVGRKSIRTDEYRFELRSDGEEVLYELPGEAVVSDPDEAVVAPLRERLAATLGESFDGAESATDAEYSAGVERNLRELGYLE from the coding sequence ATGACCGACCGCTCGAACGTCATCCTCCTCGTCTTCGACACGCTCCGGGCCGACGCGCTCTCGTGTTACGACCGAGCGTTCCCCGTCGAGACGACGGCCTTCGACCGCGTGGCTCGGCGGGGGACGGTCTTCGAGAACGCCTTCGCCGTCGGCCCGTGGACCCCGCCGTCCCACGGCGCGATGTTCTCCGGGCGATACCCCTCCGACACCGGGTTCGACGGCGCGTGGCCGACGATGCCCGAGTCGGTTCCCTTGCTCGCGGAGTGGTTCTCCGACCGAGGCTACCGGACCTACGGCATCCCCGGTCCCGCGAAGATGGGGTCCGCGACGGGTCTCGATCGCGGCTTCGACGAGTATTACGAGGTGTACGAGGAGGTGGCCAAGCGCCCCTCGCTCGACTACCTCCGGCAGCTCGTGACCGACCCGTTGATTCGGCGCGACTTCCTGCGCCTCGCGGGAGCGGGCAACGACTACTACAGCGAAATCAAGTTCGACCGACTCCGCGAGTGGCTCGCCGACGCCCCGGAACCGTTCTTCGCGATGGCGAACCTGACGACCGTCCACAGCCCCTACGACCCGCCGCGACCGTACAAGCGGGCGGCGACGCCGGAACTCTCCCGGCCGCGGTTCGGTCTCGCCGAGGAGTTGCTGGACGCGCCCTGTGAGTTCGACGACCCCGAAATTCGTGACGAACGGCTGTTCGACGCCGCGGACGGTGCCGACGCGACGTCCATCGCGTTGCGGTACTTCGAGGACGACGAGTACGTCTCGGACGCCGAACTCGACGTGCTACGCGAGTGGTACGCCGCGAGCCTCCGGTATCTGGACGACCGACTCGGGGCGTTCCTCGACTGGCTCGACCGACAGGGGCTGGCCGACGACACTCTGCTGGTCCTCACGTCCGACCACGGCGAACTGTTCGGCGAACACGGCGGCTTCTACCACGGCGACTTCCTCTACGACGAGGTGACTCGCGTCCCGCTGGTGGTCTCGGGTCCCGGCGTTCCGGCGGGCGAGCGCCGCACCGACCTCGCCTCCCACATCGACCTGTTCGCCACGCTGTGTGACCTGTGCGGTCTCGACGCCCCCGAGACGGACGGGTCGTCGCTGCTCGGCGACGCGCGACGCGACGCCGTCTTCGCCGCGAAAGCGCCCTCCGACGAGCGCGACGCCGAGGCCGCCAGCGAGGTGTCCGAGGAGACGCTCCGGGAGTTCGAGGTCGGCCGCAAGTCGATTCGGACCGACGAGTATCGCTTCGAGTTACGGTCGGACGGCGAGGAAGTCCTCTACGAACTGCCGGGCGAGGCGGTCGTCTCGGACCCCGACGAGGCGGTCGTGGCACCGCTCCGCGAGCGACTCGCGGCGACGCTCGGGGAGTCGTTCGACGGGGCCGAGAGCGCGACCGACGCCGAGTACAGCGCGGGCGTCGAGCGGAACCTCCGGGAACTGGGCTACCTCGAATAG
- a CDS encoding glycosyltransferase family 4 protein: MDPDTARVAMLHQDPHPAHRGFAEAVGADLVDYHRLSLGPLEGTVAEDGLNGLAYPNYDAYIVEGSRPLYAALARRFTRGGKLIYLCADHGLYQLGNADFEGSSTVKSLVGKFGTPLVRAVGRRGIDGVIAVSEFAAEFTRPVVGPDTPIEVAHPFVQQAEYDALGGVEPDLDSNVAVTVARPWKYKGVDMLVEAWPRVREQFPDAQLHVVGKGHPDDYGTTPGVRVRGYVEDLADAFAPASLFVQPSRMDTFPVSTLEAMRAGLPPLVTRTAGTRSEAREIDPLFVAEPNPEALARGVREYFVRDTAERRRLSAAARERGSRFDPESRKAAFGRAFRDVLKEL; this comes from the coding sequence ATGGACCCGGACACCGCCCGCGTCGCCATGCTCCACCAAGACCCGCATCCGGCACACCGCGGGTTCGCGGAGGCGGTCGGCGCGGACCTCGTTGACTACCATCGGCTCTCGCTCGGTCCGTTGGAGGGCACCGTCGCCGAGGACGGCCTGAACGGGCTGGCGTACCCGAACTACGACGCGTACATCGTGGAAGGCTCGCGACCGCTCTACGCCGCGCTCGCCCGGCGGTTCACCCGCGGCGGGAAGCTCATCTACCTCTGTGCCGACCACGGGCTCTACCAGCTCGGCAACGCCGACTTCGAGGGGAGTTCGACCGTGAAGTCGCTGGTCGGGAAGTTCGGCACGCCGCTGGTCCGTGCGGTCGGGCGGCGCGGCATCGACGGGGTAATCGCGGTCTCGGAGTTCGCCGCGGAGTTCACGCGCCCGGTCGTCGGTCCCGACACACCCATCGAAGTCGCCCACCCGTTCGTCCAGCAAGCAGAGTACGACGCGCTCGGAGGAGTCGAACCCGACCTCGACTCGAACGTCGCGGTCACGGTCGCTCGCCCGTGGAAGTACAAGGGCGTCGATATGCTGGTCGAGGCGTGGCCCCGCGTGCGCGAACAGTTCCCCGACGCCCAACTGCACGTGGTCGGGAAGGGTCATCCGGACGACTACGGGACCACCCCCGGCGTCCGCGTTCGCGGGTACGTCGAGGACCTCGCCGACGCGTTCGCCCCCGCCTCGCTGTTCGTCCAACCGTCCCGGATGGACACCTTCCCGGTCAGCACGCTGGAGGCGATGCGCGCCGGACTCCCGCCGCTCGTGACTCGGACCGCCGGAACTCGCTCGGAAGCCCGCGAAATCGACCCGCTGTTCGTCGCGGAGCCGAACCCGGAGGCGCTGGCGCGCGGCGTCCGGGAGTACTTCGTCCGGGACACCGCCGAGCGACGACGGCTCTCGGCGGCCGCTCGGGAGCGCGGGTCGCGCTTCGACCCCGAGTCGCGGAAGGCCGCGTTCGGGCGAGCGTTCCGCGACGTTCTCAAAGAACTTTAG
- a CDS encoding alkaline phosphatase family protein: MTVYVVGLDGADWSLLRPWAEEGHLPAFARILDEGASGDLESTLPPVTFPAWKCYSTGKTPGKLGVYEWFAYDRDANEISANDASDFRSREYWDVLADRGVRAGVVNMPTTHPPESDDGVFVVAGSPATEREAFTSPRSLKSDLLDAIPDYRVKPDLVLDEATPDELVSEARDLFEQRFEAATWLADEKDCELVHTTLFATDTLQHRLWDRPEKLRAAYERVDELLADLLDREDAEAVFLMSDHGFTEIDEIFLVNQWLLERGDLAVEESETRDLLASVGLTEERLKRLVGKLGLVNLAQSLIPESAQRFFPSESGRVAIQDADIDWSRTKAVSLGRGPLYVNRRAFPDEEAAQSYADELAADLEALDTPAGDPVAAAVHDPADVYTGERARGPDLLVEYATGVDAPEAIGGGVFGETTEWLATHRRTGVFAAWGENVAAGNNDLDLYDLAPTILHYLGAPVPEDADGEVRRDVLTGEPADREVEDGPPTATDAAGRGAGDEVEETLRELGYME, encoded by the coding sequence ATGACCGTCTACGTCGTCGGATTGGACGGGGCCGACTGGTCCCTGCTCCGCCCGTGGGCCGAGGAAGGCCACCTCCCGGCGTTCGCCCGGATTCTGGACGAGGGCGCGTCGGGCGACCTCGAAAGCACCCTCCCGCCCGTCACGTTCCCGGCGTGGAAGTGCTACTCGACCGGCAAGACGCCCGGCAAGTTGGGCGTCTACGAGTGGTTCGCCTACGACCGCGACGCGAACGAGATTTCGGCCAACGACGCCAGCGACTTCCGGTCGCGCGAGTACTGGGACGTGCTGGCCGACCGCGGAGTGCGCGCCGGGGTGGTGAACATGCCGACGACCCACCCGCCCGAGAGCGACGATGGCGTCTTCGTCGTCGCCGGAAGCCCCGCGACCGAGCGCGAGGCGTTCACCAGCCCTCGGTCGCTCAAGTCCGACCTCCTCGACGCGATTCCCGACTATCGGGTCAAGCCCGACCTCGTGCTGGACGAGGCCACGCCCGACGAACTGGTTTCGGAGGCCCGCGACCTCTTCGAGCAGCGGTTCGAGGCCGCGACGTGGCTGGCCGACGAGAAGGACTGCGAGTTAGTCCACACCACGCTGTTCGCCACCGACACGCTCCAGCACAGGCTGTGGGACCGCCCCGAGAAGCTCCGGGCGGCCTACGAGCGCGTGGACGAGTTACTCGCCGACCTGCTCGACCGCGAGGACGCCGAGGCCGTCTTCCTGATGAGCGACCACGGCTTCACCGAGATAGACGAGATATTCCTCGTCAACCAGTGGCTCTTGGAACGTGGGGACCTCGCCGTCGAGGAGTCCGAGACCCGCGACCTGCTCGCGTCGGTCGGCCTGACCGAGGAGCGACTGAAGCGACTCGTCGGGAAGCTCGGCCTCGTGAACCTCGCCCAGTCGCTCATCCCCGAGTCGGCCCAGCGGTTCTTCCCGAGCGAGAGCGGTCGGGTGGCGATTCAGGACGCCGACATCGACTGGTCGCGGACGAAGGCGGTCTCACTCGGCCGGGGTCCCCTCTACGTCAATCGCCGCGCGTTCCCCGACGAGGAGGCCGCCCAGTCCTACGCCGACGAACTCGCGGCCGACCTCGAAGCTCTCGACACGCCCGCTGGCGACCCTGTGGCCGCCGCGGTCCACGACCCTGCCGACGTGTACACCGGCGAGCGAGCGCGGGGTCCGGACCTCCTCGTGGAGTACGCGACCGGCGTGGACGCTCCAGAGGCCATCGGCGGCGGCGTGTTCGGCGAGACGACCGAGTGGCTGGCGACCCACCGCCGCACGGGGGTCTTCGCGGCGTGGGGCGAGAACGTCGCGGCCGGGAACAACGACCTCGACCTGTACGACCTCGCACCCACGATTCTCCACTATCTCGGCGCGCCGGTCCCCGAGGACGCGGACGGCGAGGTCCGCCGCGACGTGTTGACCGGCGAACCGGCGGACCGCGAGGTCGAGGACGGGCCGCCGACCGCGACCGACGCCGCCGGTCGCGGCGCTGGCGACGAGGTGGAGGAGACGCTTCGGGAACTGGGGTACATGGAGTGA
- a CDS encoding sulfatase-like hydrolase/transferase, whose amino-acid sequence MNPLTRFPRLNNAWMDLKHRLSHWQKRRERAAETDFDASVGDPRNVLVVVVDCLRADHVGRFGHDRETTPTLDSFDAAAFSNAKAASTWTFPSVPSLLSGRYPHEHGGRFETDPRNLSAAEFPQRPRADVPTLPDLLETAGYDTGMITAIPMAEKAVGERFQHVSVRYTDASERVETARDWISGRDRWFCYLHLGDPHAPLDVPDDHRETFGVPELDDLEDWRFRETTDGDGFETYRDARLRAYDAAVRGADDALAPLLADVGDDTVVVVCGDHGEAFWEHPDLERRLNDDPRGYYATDHGHSVLEEVARVPLWVRAPGVERMESDRAVSLVDVAPSVLRALDADVPDGVSGRDLRDAPDDRTILCEETAYGYNQRAVWQDGRKLVSVPETGTRLAFDLDGYLEGDPLGAVPDHLDAALASFGGGVEGGERMDVDGATQDRLEELGYLE is encoded by the coding sequence ATGAATCCGCTGACGCGCTTTCCGCGACTCAACAACGCGTGGATGGACCTGAAACACCGCCTGTCTCACTGGCAGAAGCGGCGCGAGCGCGCCGCCGAGACGGACTTCGACGCGAGCGTGGGCGACCCCCGGAACGTCCTCGTGGTCGTCGTGGACTGCCTCCGGGCGGACCACGTCGGTCGGTTCGGCCACGACCGCGAGACGACGCCGACCCTCGATTCGTTCGACGCGGCGGCGTTCTCGAACGCCAAGGCCGCGAGTACGTGGACCTTCCCCTCCGTCCCCTCGCTCCTCTCCGGGCGCTACCCTCACGAACACGGCGGCCGCTTCGAGACCGACCCGCGGAACCTCTCGGCCGCGGAGTTTCCCCAGCGACCGCGCGCCGACGTGCCGACGCTTCCCGACCTGTTGGAGACGGCGGGCTACGACACCGGGATGATAACCGCGATTCCGATGGCCGAGAAGGCGGTCGGCGAGCGCTTCCAGCACGTCTCGGTTCGCTACACCGACGCCAGCGAACGCGTCGAAACCGCCCGCGATTGGATTTCGGGGCGGGACCGGTGGTTCTGTTACCTCCACCTCGGGGACCCCCACGCACCACTCGACGTGCCCGACGACCACCGCGAGACGTTCGGGGTGCCCGAACTGGACGACCTCGAAGACTGGCGGTTCCGCGAGACCACCGACGGCGACGGCTTCGAGACGTATCGTGACGCCAGACTCCGGGCCTACGACGCCGCGGTTCGCGGTGCCGACGACGCGCTCGCGCCCCTGCTGGCGGACGTGGGCGACGACACCGTGGTCGTCGTCTGCGGCGACCACGGCGAGGCGTTCTGGGAGCATCCCGACCTCGAACGCCGACTCAACGACGACCCGAGGGGCTACTACGCGACCGACCACGGCCACAGCGTCCTCGAAGAGGTCGCGCGCGTCCCGCTCTGGGTTCGCGCGCCCGGCGTCGAGCGGATGGAGTCCGACCGCGCCGTCTCGCTCGTGGACGTGGCACCGAGCGTCCTTCGAGCGCTCGACGCCGACGTTCCGGATGGAGTCAGCGGCCGGGACCTCCGAGACGCACCCGACGACCGAACGATTCTCTGCGAGGAGACGGCCTACGGCTACAATCAGCGGGCGGTTTGGCAAGACGGCCGGAAGTTGGTCTCGGTGCCCGAAACCGGAACCCGGCTCGCCTTCGACCTCGACGGCTACCTCGAAGGCGACCCGCTCGGCGCGGTGCCGGACCACCTTGACGCGGCGCTGGCGTCGTTCGGCGGCGGCGTCGAGGGCGGCGAGCGGATGGACGTGGACGGCGCGACCCAGGACCGACTCGAAGAACTCGGCTACCTCGAATGA
- a CDS encoding sulfatase-like hydrolase/transferase — protein sequence MNVLLVTVDSLRADRVNPEVMPATRSFADGAVEFTECIANGPSTPASFPTIHASRYFASIEGLGIPEPGTDDGIRTLAERLRDAGYATAGYTDNHFASGSYHYDRGFETMYDASGAAEAGKLKQFVQSNLDKDGTLFRTIESVYNRVDALFASATGQESEYERAESLNRRAFDWIDDRSDDDSDDWFTWLHYMDAHHPYEAPDEYQRQFLDEPLSLSECRGLSRKGTHHPDEMTDREWELIRQLYDAECAYVDDQFDGVLTALENRDLLDETVVVFTADHGELVGEHGHAGHPPEFWEGVLRVPFLVHHPDREAATVDGQIRLIDAAPTVCDALSLDGFDGWEGESALEVADGEAESREYAFADVGRQIDYARCCARRADGWKVLRHADDGEFCFDVRETPDERPEDDRAEDAPPEYEAVADALDDHQERMKRLREGSSRGIAEDEEMVEDHLEDLGYLE from the coding sequence ATGAACGTCCTCCTCGTGACCGTGGATTCGCTCCGGGCCGACCGGGTGAACCCGGAGGTGATGCCCGCGACCCGGTCGTTCGCCGACGGAGCGGTCGAATTCACCGAGTGTATCGCCAACGGTCCCTCGACGCCCGCCTCGTTCCCGACGATTCACGCCAGTCGGTACTTCGCCAGCATCGAGGGACTGGGCATCCCCGAACCCGGCACCGACGACGGCATCCGGACGCTCGCCGAGCGACTCCGCGACGCCGGCTACGCCACCGCGGGCTACACCGACAACCACTTCGCCAGCGGGTCGTACCACTACGACCGCGGCTTCGAGACGATGTACGACGCCAGCGGCGCGGCCGAGGCCGGGAAACTCAAGCAGTTCGTCCAGTCGAACCTCGACAAGGACGGGACGCTGTTCCGGACCATCGAGTCGGTCTACAATCGGGTGGACGCCCTCTTCGCCAGCGCGACCGGACAGGAGAGCGAGTACGAGCGCGCCGAGTCGCTGAACCGCCGCGCGTTCGACTGGATAGACGACCGGTCGGACGACGACTCCGACGACTGGTTCACGTGGCTCCACTACATGGACGCCCACCACCCCTACGAGGCCCCCGACGAGTACCAGCGGCAGTTCCTCGACGAACCGCTCTCGCTCTCGGAGTGTCGCGGACTCTCCCGGAAGGGGACCCACCACCCCGACGAGATGACCGACCGCGAGTGGGAGCTAATCCGGCAACTCTACGACGCCGAGTGCGCCTACGTGGACGACCAGTTCGACGGCGTGCTGACCGCGCTGGAGAACCGCGACCTCTTGGACGAGACGGTGGTGGTGTTCACCGCCGACCACGGCGAACTCGTTGGCGAACACGGCCACGCCGGCCACCCGCCGGAGTTCTGGGAGGGCGTGCTTCGCGTCCCCTTCCTCGTCCACCACCCCGACAGGGAAGCCGCCACCGTGGACGGCCAGATTCGACTCATCGACGCGGCACCGACCGTCTGCGACGCGCTCTCGCTCGACGGCTTCGACGGGTGGGAGGGCGAGTCGGCGCTCGAAGTCGCCGACGGCGAGGCCGAGTCCCGCGAGTACGCGTTCGCCGACGTCGGTCGCCAGATAGACTACGCCCGTTGTTGTGCCCGGCGAGCCGACGGCTGGAAGGTGCTTCGCCACGCCGACGACGGCGAGTTCTGCTTCGACGTGCGCGAGACGCCCGACGAACGCCCCGAGGACGACCGCGCCGAGGACGCGCCGCCCGAGTACGAGGCGGTCGCTGACGCGCTGGACGACCATCAAGAACGCATGAAGCGACTGCGCGAAGGCAGTTCCCGAGGTATCGCCGAGGACGAGGAGATGGTCGAGGACCACCTCGAAGACTTGGGGTATCTGGAATAG
- a CDS encoding glycosyltransferase family 4 protein has translation MKILQVAPRYAPHTGGVETHVAEISRRLVALGHDVTVFTADAEADLPRRETREGVRVRRFRGFAPGGAFHVAPGVAPAVRRADPDVVHAHNYHSLPAFFAALGVAVGGSAGPEDARFVVTPHYHGASASDFRDRLLSLYRPLGGWALDRADEVIAVSDWERDRLRSDFGVEATVIPNGLNAERFADATPEERDRPYLLCVGRLEAYKGVQHAIRALSELPEYDLLVAGSGDYREELEAVARREGVASRVEFLGYVADERLPGLYAGASAYLTLSTFEAYGMTVAEALAAGTPCVVREAGALVDWADRPDCESVAAIAPETVAEAVRNAVGRDAPAAALPTWDDVADRVLTRYE, from the coding sequence ATGAAGATTCTACAGGTCGCGCCGCGCTACGCGCCACACACCGGCGGCGTCGAGACGCACGTCGCCGAGATAAGCCGCCGACTCGTCGCCCTCGGCCACGACGTGACGGTGTTCACGGCCGACGCCGAGGCGGACCTCCCGCGGCGCGAGACCCGCGAGGGGGTGCGAGTGCGGCGGTTCCGGGGGTTCGCGCCCGGCGGCGCGTTCCACGTCGCGCCCGGCGTCGCGCCCGCGGTCCGGCGGGCCGACCCCGACGTAGTCCACGCTCACAACTACCACTCGCTGCCCGCGTTCTTCGCGGCGCTGGGGGTCGCCGTCGGGGGGAGCGCCGGGCCTGAAGACGCGCGATTCGTCGTGACGCCCCACTACCACGGCGCGAGCGCGAGCGACTTCCGCGACAGACTCCTCTCGCTCTATCGGCCGCTCGGCGGTTGGGCGCTCGACCGCGCCGACGAGGTAATCGCGGTCAGCGACTGGGAGCGCGACCGACTGCGCTCGGACTTCGGCGTCGAGGCGACCGTGATACCCAACGGGCTGAACGCCGAGCGATTCGCCGACGCGACCCCCGAGGAGCGCGACCGGCCCTACCTGCTCTGCGTCGGGCGACTGGAAGCGTACAAGGGCGTCCAGCACGCGATTCGCGCCCTGTCGGAGCTGCCGGAGTACGACCTGCTAGTCGCGGGGTCGGGCGACTACCGGGAGGAACTGGAGGCGGTCGCACGCAGGGAGGGCGTCGCGTCGCGCGTCGAGTTTCTTGGCTACGTCGCCGACGAGCGCCTTCCGGGGCTGTACGCCGGGGCCTCGGCGTATCTCACGCTCTCGACGTTCGAGGCGTACGGCATGACGGTCGCCGAGGCGCTGGCGGCCGGGACGCCCTGCGTCGTCCGGGAGGCGGGCGCGCTGGTCGATTGGGCCGACAGGCCGGACTGCGAGAGCGTGGCGGCGATCGCGCCCGAGACGGTCGCCGAGGCGGTCCGGAACGCAGTCGGACGCGACGCGCCCGCCGCCGCGCTCCCGACGTGGGACGACGTGGCCGACCGCGTGCTGACTCGCTACGAGTAG
- a CDS encoding glycosyltransferase, with product MNSFVAAAGALVAATALPYLAYLALYAAVSPSGSPAEKRDDEPTVSIVLPTYNESGIIEKKLDDVLSLDYPMEKVELVVVDSSDDETPELIEEYFADRDAPDLNLIREQERRGLAPALNDAYAAAENEMVVKTDCDSYVADDALREAAANLADPDVAAVTGQNAEVLGGSEVEAGYRGVQAHIQTLESHLDSTLIFHGPFSAFENDAIVPIDPNSLADDTELALKIRRGGDRVIFDPAVRYKEASHSDFGKRRLQKDRRGMGLIRLLAQHRDALGKYGNYGKLVLPFNWWFMVVSPWLVALDVLAVTAAGVSVAGLAGLAVPAALAGFVWLGQKDLLGPLQAVYAVFDSQVSLLHAAVELLRGKGDGTWEVDEELREAFD from the coding sequence ATGAACTCCTTCGTGGCCGCCGCCGGGGCGCTCGTCGCCGCCACGGCGCTGCCGTATCTCGCGTATCTCGCCCTCTACGCGGCCGTCTCGCCCAGCGGGTCGCCGGCCGAGAAGCGCGACGACGAACCGACCGTCAGCATCGTCCTGCCGACGTACAACGAGTCGGGAATCATCGAGAAGAAACTCGACGACGTGCTGTCGCTGGACTATCCGATGGAGAAAGTTGAGTTGGTCGTCGTGGATTCGAGCGACGACGAGACGCCGGAACTGATAGAGGAGTACTTCGCCGACCGGGACGCGCCCGACCTGAACCTCATCCGCGAGCAGGAGCGCCGGGGACTCGCACCCGCGCTGAACGACGCCTACGCCGCCGCGGAGAACGAGATGGTCGTCAAGACCGACTGCGACTCGTACGTCGCCGACGACGCGCTCCGGGAGGCGGCCGCCAACCTCGCGGACCCCGACGTGGCCGCGGTCACGGGCCAGAACGCCGAAGTCTTGGGCGGGAGCGAGGTCGAGGCCGGCTACCGCGGCGTGCAGGCCCACATCCAGACGCTCGAATCGCACCTCGACTCGACGCTCATCTTCCACGGCCCGTTCTCGGCGTTCGAGAACGACGCCATCGTCCCCATCGACCCCAACTCGCTGGCCGACGACACCGAGTTGGCGCTCAAGATTCGTCGGGGCGGCGACCGCGTGATATTCGACCCCGCGGTCCGGTACAAGGAGGCGTCCCACTCGGACTTCGGCAAGCGCCGTCTCCAGAAGGACCGCCGAGGGATGGGCCTGATTCGCCTGCTCGCTCAGCACCGCGACGCGCTCGGCAAGTACGGCAACTACGGCAAACTGGTCCTCCCGTTCAATTGGTGGTTCATGGTGGTCTCGCCGTGGCTAGTCGCGCTCGACGTGCTGGCGGTCACGGCGGCCGGAGTCTCCGTGGCGGGTCTCGCCGGACTCGCGGTTCCGGCCGCGCTCGCCGGATTCGTCTGGCTCGGACAGAAGGACCTCCTCGGGCCGCTCCAAGCCGTCTACGCCGTCTTCGACTCGCAGGTCTCCCTGCTCCACGCCGCGGTCGAACTCCTCCGCGGGAAGGGCGACGGCACGTGGGAAGTTGACGAAGAGCTTCGGGAAGCCTTCGACTGA
- a CDS encoding archaellin/type IV pilin N-terminal domain-containing protein, with amino-acid sequence MTRNYLSAVKDRIEGAVNDRGQVGIGTLIVFIAMVLVAAIAAGVLINTAGFLQTKSEQTGQESSAQVSNRVQVVSAFGDVANEKVEKINLTVMRGSGSDDINLSSATIEWIGPEEATTLVHNTAAPDTLNGTEFDVSSIKDPDGSEPVLNTQDDRFKITMDATAIRESGTGLGEGEEVKLKLTTQYGAVTLYRANVPQSLSQESAVTV; translated from the coding sequence ATGACACGGAATTATCTCTCGGCAGTAAAAGATAGAATCGAGGGCGCGGTCAACGACCGCGGTCAGGTGGGTATCGGTACACTCATCGTCTTCATCGCTATGGTGCTGGTCGCCGCGATTGCGGCGGGCGTGCTCATCAACACGGCTGGCTTCCTCCAGACCAAGTCCGAACAGACCGGTCAGGAGTCCAGCGCGCAGGTCTCGAACCGCGTACAGGTCGTCAGCGCGTTCGGTGACGTGGCCAACGAGAAAGTCGAAAAGATCAACCTGACGGTCATGCGCGGCTCCGGGTCCGACGACATCAACCTCTCGTCGGCCACCATCGAGTGGATCGGTCCGGAGGAGGCAACGACGCTGGTCCACAACACCGCTGCGCCCGACACGCTGAACGGCACCGAGTTCGACGTCAGCTCCATCAAGGACCCCGATGGCTCCGAACCCGTTCTCAACACACAGGACGACCGCTTCAAGATTACGATGGATGCCACTGCCATCCGCGAAAGTGGCACCGGCCTCGGCGAGGGCGAGGAAGTCAAGCTGAAGCTCACTACCCAGTACGGCGCAGTGACGCTCTACCGCGCGAACGTGCCCCAGTCGCTCTCCCAAGAGAGCGCGGTCACGGTCTAA
- the aglJ gene encoding S-layer glycoprotein N-glycosyltransferase AglJ, whose translation MADCEEVCVLIPTLNEAKTIGEVIDGFTSRGYENVLVIDGNSSDGTTDIASDHGARVMSQSGTGKGQAVREAIDHIDAEYILMLDGDGTYRPEDAEAMLEPILDGEYEHVIGNRFADMEEGAMSRLNEFGNGLFNWVFETIHGKDFEDILSGYRAFTRQSVENFYLDADGFGVETELAVECVKHGVPTTVVPIRYEARPDESDTNLHPIRDGGVILVTLYQLAKTSNPLFYFGSVGVGSSLVGVTIAAFVAYEWFVKVPRESHEVLAVVAAFAILFGVQLLMFGVLSDLIVTLHREQMRRLE comes from the coding sequence ATGGCCGACTGCGAGGAGGTTTGCGTTCTCATCCCGACGCTGAACGAAGCTAAGACCATCGGCGAGGTTATCGACGGGTTCACCAGTCGCGGGTACGAGAACGTCCTCGTCATCGACGGCAACTCCTCGGACGGGACGACGGACATCGCCAGCGACCACGGGGCGCGCGTCATGTCCCAGTCGGGCACGGGGAAGGGGCAGGCGGTCCGCGAAGCCATCGACCACATCGACGCCGAGTACATCCTGATGCTCGACGGCGACGGCACCTACCGCCCGGAGGACGCCGAGGCGATGCTCGAACCGATACTCGACGGCGAGTACGAACACGTCATCGGCAACCGCTTCGCCGACATGGAGGAGGGCGCGATGAGTCGCCTCAACGAGTTCGGCAACGGCCTGTTCAACTGGGTGTTCGAGACCATCCACGGCAAGGACTTCGAGGACATCCTGAGCGGCTACCGGGCGTTCACCCGCCAGTCGGTGGAGAACTTCTATCTCGACGCGGACGGCTTCGGCGTCGAGACGGAACTCGCCGTCGAGTGTGTGAAACACGGCGTGCCGACGACGGTGGTGCCGATTCGCTACGAGGCACGGCCCGACGAATCGGATACCAACCTCCACCCGATTCGGGACGGCGGGGTCATCCTCGTGACGCTCTATCAACTGGCGAAGACGAGCAACCCGCTGTTCTACTTCGGGAGCGTCGGCGTGGGGAGTTCCCTGGTGGGGGTGACCATCGCCGCGTTCGTCGCCTACGAGTGGTTCGTGAAGGTGCCCCGCGAGAGCCACGAGGTGCTGGCGGTGGTCGCCGCGTTCGCCATCCTGTTCGGCGTGCAACTGCTGATGTTCGGGGTGCTGTCGGACCTCATCGTGACGCTCCACCGCGAGCAGATGCGACGGTTGGAGTGA